A window from Musa acuminata AAA Group cultivar baxijiao chromosome BXJ3-10, Cavendish_Baxijiao_AAA, whole genome shotgun sequence encodes these proteins:
- the LOC104000112 gene encoding zinc finger protein CONSTANS-LIKE 13 has product MAEGNGVGRRSGCEYCGGAAATLFCRADAARLCVACDRHVHAANALSGKHVRSPICDDCGSQPAAARCVVDGRALCADCDWDSHGGGGHHDHPRVPIEGFSGCPTALELAVSWGFDLSSKEASPPPTSLNPTADQLLSNWSSLDPILSVDPLFQDIYVPCAPKMPGVVKRQKNHQNLKPLFHQLVELAKTEVAASAACDLIPSTPHRTGRGHEELQESQPMPYTALLMSAPTELKGSDRLVEEEVEEEDILWDCRLPHHPAQIWDFNLGRLGDQKDSFDHEIAYGTNNEAFMIKNFNDLHKENSLETTKVLEDIGDARCPSSNDDILLTNVRHRQSQTLRTVSTATKRKHGSSCSPVEGPTASGNNTLTRIIPFVDLSHEHESVGAKQISFREQGEPLVGNETVKETKRFDSEMLAKNRGNAMLRYREKRKTRRYDKHIRYESRKVRADTRKRVKGRFVKSTEALDVVNNG; this is encoded by the exons ATGGCGGAGGGGAACGGCGTGGGGCGGCGGTCGGGGTGCGAGTACTGCGGGGGGGCGGCGGCGACCCTCTTCTGCCGCGCGGACGCAGCTCGGCTCTGCGTCGCCTGCGACCGCCACGTGCACGCGGCGAACGCGCTGTCCGGGAAGCACGTGCGGTCCCCGATCTGCGACGACTGCGGGTCCCAGCCCGCCGCCGCCCGCTGCGTCGTCGACGGCCGCGCCCTCTGCGCCGACTGCGACTGGGACTCCCACGGCGGCGGCGGCCACCATGACCACCCGAGGGTTCCCATCGAGGGCTTCTCCGGTTGCCCCACTGCCCTCGAGCTCGCCGTTTCTTGGGGCTTCGATCTCTCTTCAAAGGAGGCGAGCCCTCCTCCCACTTCTCTAAACCCGACGGCGGACCAGTTGCTGTCGAATTGGTCGTCCCTGGACCCAATCTTGTCCGTCGATCCGTTGTTCCAGGACATCTACGTGCCCTGCGCCCCCAAGATGCCTGGCGTGGTCAAGCGGCAGAAGAACCACCAAAACCTGAAGCCCCTGTTCCACCAGCTGGTGGAGCTCGCCAAGACGGAGGTGGCGGCCTCGGCGGCATGCGATCTCATCCCGAGCACGCCGCATCGGACTGGCAGAGGCCACGAGGAGCTCCAGGAATCACAGCCAATGCCGTACACCGCCCTGCTCATGTCGGCACCGACCGAGCTTAAGGGAAGCGATCGGCTTgttgaggaggaggtggaggaggaggatatCCTGTGGGACTGCAGACTTCCGCATCATCCCGCGCAG ATATGGGATTTTAACCTTGGAAGATTGGGAGACCAGAAGGATTCTTTTGATCATGAAATTGCATATGGTACAAACAATGAGGCATTTATGATCAAGAACTTCAATGACCTTCACAAGGAAAATTCATTGGAGACCACAAAAGTATTGGAAGATATAGGTGATGCAAGATGTCCTTCCTCGAATGATGATATATTGTTGACAAATGTTCGCCACAGGCAGTCACAAACT CTGAGGACCGTAAGCACCGCCACCAAAAGGAAGCACGGTTCAAGCTGTTCACCAGTTGAAGGACCAACAGCCTCTGGAAACAACACATTGACCAGGATTATACCATTTGTTGATTTATCACATGAGCATGAATCTGTTGGTGCCAAACAAATTTCATTCAGAGAACAAGGAGAACCGCTAGTCGGAAATGAAACGGTCAAAGAAACAAAGAGATTTGACAGCGAGATGCTAGCCAAAAACAGAGGCAACGCCATGTTGCGCTATAGGGAGAAAAGAAAAACACGCAG GTACGATAAGCACATTCGATACGAGTCTAGGAAGGTGAGGGCTGACACAAGGAAGCGTGTAAAAGGTCGCTTCGTCAAGTCCACCGAGGCATTAGATGTTGTAAACAATGGCTGA
- the LOC135651365 gene encoding aspartokinase 3, chloroplastic-like, with the protein MADKIFVDCVATSEVSIPLTLDPSKLWSRELIQQELDHVVEELEKIAVVHLLQHRSIISLVGNVQRSSLILEKAFNVLRKNGVNVQMISQGASKVNISLIVNDDEAKQCVKALHSAFFENGFLSEVGEAEFSGNGTTIPSNVSVM; encoded by the exons atggccga CAAAATATTCGTTGACTGTGTTGCGACAAGTGAAGTCAGTATCCCTTTGACATTGGATCCATCAAAACTTTGGAGTCGAGAATTAATTCAGCAG GAGCTTGATCATGTGGTCGAAGAGCTTGAGAAAATTGCAGTCGTTCATCTCCTTCAGCATAGATCAATAATCTCTCTCGTTGGGAATGTACAGCGGTCTTCCTTGATACTAGAAAAG GCATTCAATGTTCTTCGGAAGAACGGAGTGAATGTCCAGATGATATCTCAGGGAGCATCTAAG GTAAACATTTCCTTGATAGTCAATGATGATGAGGCAAAGCAGTGTGTCAAGGCTCTGCATTCAGCGTTCTTTGAGAATGGTTTCCTTTCAGAAGTTGGAGAAGCAGAATTTTCGGGTAACGGTACCACAATTCCCTCCAACGTCTCTGTGATGTAA
- the LOC135651610 gene encoding aspartokinase 2, chloroplastic-like codes for MAAALRFAGITPCVGFRRDPSTSLALSSSFSSKLWVELSPRSIGTKRARGYPRNRSLRVSCERGVSAFFEEDEAERQGADGDAPQLSIVMKFGGSSVASAERMKEVADLILSFPEERPVIVLSAMGKTTNNLLLAGEKAVCCGVSNVSELHELSFIKDLHLKTVDELGLDKSIVSGLLDELEQLLKGIAMMKELTLRTRDYLVSFGECMSTRVFAAYLNKIGVKARQYDAFDIGFITTDDFTNADILEATYPAIAKRLHGDWINNPAIPIVTGFLGKGWKSCAVTTLGRGGSDLTATTIGKALGLREIQVWKDVDGVLTCDPNIYPSARPVPHLTFEEAAELAYFGAQVLHPLSMRPAREGDIPVRVKNSYNPQAPGTVITKERDMSKAVLTSIVLKSNITMLDIVSTRMLGQYGFLAKVFAIFEDLGISVDCVATSEVSISLTLDPSKLWSRELIQQELDHVVEELEKIAVVHLLQHRSIISLVGNVQRSSLILEKAFNVLRKNGVNVQMISQGASKVNISLIVNDDEAKQCVKALHSAFFENGFLSEVGEAEFSGNGTTIPSNVSVM; via the exons ATGGCAGCAGCTCTCCGATTCGCGGGGATAACTCCCTGTGTAGGGTTTCGAAGGGATCCGTCGACTTCTCTCGCTCTCTCGTCGAGCTTTTCAAGTAAGCTCTGGGTCGAGTTGTCTCCGAGGTCGATAGGTACAAAGAGGGCGCGTGGTTACCCGAGGAATAGGAGTTTGAGGGTGAGCTGCGAGAGGGGAGTTTCTGCTTTCTTCGAGGAGGACGAGGCGGAGAGGCAGGGTGCGGACGGAGATGCCCCGCAGCTGAGCATCGTGATGAAGTTTGGTGGGTCGTCGGTGGCGTCGgctgagaggatgaaagaggttgcTGACCTTATTCTTAGCTTTCCAGAGGAACGGCCGGTGATTGTGCTCTCCGCCATGGGAAAGACAACAAACAATCTTTTGCTG GCCGGCGAAAAAGCAGTTTGCTGTGGTGTTTCAAATGTATCAGAGCTTCATGAGTTAAGCTTTATTAAGGATCTGCATCTTAA GACAGTCGATGAGCTTGGGCTTGATAAGTCTATCGTCTCTG GTTTGTTGGATGAGCTAGAGCAACTTCTTAAAGGCATTGCAATGATGAAAGAGCTGACACTTCGTACAAGGGACTATCTTGTTTCATTTGGAGAATGCATGTCTACAAGAGTCTTTGCAGCATATCTAAATAAAATTGGTGTAAAGGCACGACAG TATGATGCATTTGATATTGGTTTCATAACAACAGATGACTTTACAAATGCGGATATCTTGGAAGCAACTTATCCTGCCATTGCTAAGAGGTTACACGGTGACTGGATTAATAATCCAGCAATCCCTATTGTTACTGGCTTTCTTGGGAAG GGTTGGAAATCCTGTGCGGTCACTACACTAGGCAGGGGTGGAAGTGATTTGACTGCAACAACTATTGGTAAAGCTTTGGGATTGCGAGAAATCCAG GTCTGGAAGGATGTTGATGGCGTTCTGACATGTGACCCTAATATATATCCCAGTGCAAGGCCCGTACCACATTTGACATTTGAAGAGGCAGCTGAGCTTGCCTATTTTGGTGCACAG GTtttgcatccactatcaatgagaCCTGCTCGAGAAGGTGATATACCAGTGAGGGTCAAGAATTCCTACAACCCTCAAGCTCCTGGTACTGTCATCACTAAGGAAAGAGATATGAGCAAG GCTGTGCTAACCAGCattgttttgaaatcaaatattacCATGTTGGATATAGTGAGCACTCGAATGCTTGGTCAGTATGGCTTCTTAGCGAAG GTTTTTGCTATATTTGAAGATTTGGGTATATCTGTTGACTGTGTTGCGACAAGTGAAGTCAGTATCTCTTTGACATTGGATCCATCAAAACTTTGGAGTCGAGAATTAATTCAGCAG GAGCTTGATCATGTGGTCGAAGAGCTTGAGAAAATTGCAGTCGTTCATCTCCTTCAGCATAGATCAATAATCTCTCTCGTTGGGAATGTACAGCGGTCTTCCTTGATACTAGAAAAG GCATTCAATGTTCTTCGGAAGAACGGAGTGAATGTCCAGATGATATCTCAGGGAGCATCTAAG GTAAACATTTCCTTGATAGTCAATGATGATGAGGCAAAGCAGTGTGTCAAGGCTCTGCATTCAGCGTTCTTTGAGAATGGTTTCCTTTCAGAAGTTGGAGAAGCAGAATTTTCGGGTAACGGTACCACAATTCCCTCCAACGTCTCTGTGATGTAA